The genomic region TCGCGCGATCCGAACTGGAAACTTGTGGCGACCGAATCTGAGCAATGAGTGTCCGATCCGACGATTTTTTGCTGGAGCCGACAACCTTTGACGATCTGAAGGGCTGGGGGGATGACGATCCCTCCGGCCTTTTCGATGCCATGCGGGCCTGTTATCGGCACGTCACTGAGACAAAGTCGTACCGAGCCGGGTCGCTTGGGCTGACGACGGCGGACCTGCTGCCGCTGCTGGAAGCGGCAAAGGACATCGCGCCAGCCGACGCCGCAGAGGCCAGGGCTTTTTTCGAAGCCAATTGCCAGCCGTTTTTCATAAGGCGGAGCGAAGACCGGAGCGGGTTCGTCACCGCATTCTTCGAGCCGGAAATAGAAGTGTCCGCAACACCCGACGCGGTCTATCGCTATCCCCTCTACCGCCGCCCGGCCGATTTGGTCGATCTCGACGACGGCAACCGCCCGGCCGGACTAGATCCATCCTACATGTTCGCACGTCTGAGGGATGGCGAGATCGACGCCTATCCGGACCGCGGCGAGATCACCTCTGGCTATCTTGCCGGCAAGGACCTGGAAATCGCCTGGGCCAGATCCAGCGTCGATGTGTTTTTCGTGCATGTCCAGGGCGCCGCGCGGCTGCGCTATCCGGATGGAACGCTCCGTCGTATCACCTATGCCGCCAAGGCCGGCCATCCGTTCTCGGCTGTCGGTCGGCTGCTGATCGACCGTGGCGAACTGGACCGTGCGACGATCTCGATGCAGACGATTCGGGACTGGCTCTACGCCCACCCGGAGGAGGTCGACGAGGTTCTCGCACACAATCGCTCCTACATTTTCTTTTGCGAGGCCGATGTTGCCGATCTGCAGGCCGGGCCAATCGCAGCGGCCAAGGTGCCGCTGGTGGCGGGCCGGGCGCTTGCCGTCGACAGGCTGATCCATACCTTCGGCTTTCCGTTTTTCATCCGGTCGGAAGGCCTCACCCACCTGGACAACGGCGGACCGTTCCAGCGGCTGATGCTGGCGCTCGACACCGGTTCGGCAATTGTCGGCCCCGCCCGTGGCGACATCTTCACCGGCTCGGGCTATGAAGCCGGAGAACTGGCGGGCACCGTCCGTCATGACGCCGATTTCTACATTCTCGTGCCCAGGGCGGCTGCCGCGAGGTTCAGCTGATGGCGAAGGACCGCAAGCTCAGCCCGGAGGAACGCATTCTCTGGAGCAAGGTTGCAAAGAGTACCCGGCCGCTGCCGCAGCATATGGCCGAGATGCAGGCGCTCGATATCTTTTTGACCGAGCAGCAGGCCGCCGAAGAAGCGCAGCGCGATGTATCATTGCCAGCACCGCCGAAGATGCCGATTTCGCAACAACCCCTGCCAATGCCGCAAAAGCCGCAGCCGTCCGCGAGCAAGCACCATCCGCTCGAGCGGCCGGTGAAGCGCAAGATCGCCAAGGGCCGGCTTGCGCTGGAGGCAAGGATCGACCTGCACGGCCTCTATCAGGACGAGGCGCATGATCTGCTGCTCGATTTTCTGGTTCGGGCCCATATGCGCGGTCTGCGCCATGTGCTGGTTATAACAGGCAAGGGAAGCTCGATGGGCAGCGAAGGTGCTCTGAAGCGGGCAGCACCCTTGTGGTTCTCCAAGCCCGACTTCCGCTATCTCATCTCGTCCTATGAAACGGCGGCCCAGCATCACGGTGGCGAAGGCGCCCTCTATATCCGTCTGGCACGACGGCCGGGAGATGCGCCATGACACCGTTCGGCGAAGCGGTGCGCAAGCTCCGGGAGCGCAAGGGTGTGACGCAGAAGGAAATGGCGGCAGCGCTCGACGTGACACCCGCATATCTCTCTGCGCTGGAGCACGGCAAGCGCGGCCT from Rhizobium tumorigenes harbors:
- a CDS encoding murein transglycosylase A; this encodes MSVRSDDFLLEPTTFDDLKGWGDDDPSGLFDAMRACYRHVTETKSYRAGSLGLTTADLLPLLEAAKDIAPADAAEARAFFEANCQPFFIRRSEDRSGFVTAFFEPEIEVSATPDAVYRYPLYRRPADLVDLDDGNRPAGLDPSYMFARLRDGEIDAYPDRGEITSGYLAGKDLEIAWARSSVDVFFVHVQGAARLRYPDGTLRRITYAAKAGHPFSAVGRLLIDRGELDRATISMQTIRDWLYAHPEEVDEVLAHNRSYIFFCEADVADLQAGPIAAAKVPLVAGRALAVDRLIHTFGFPFFIRSEGLTHLDNGGPFQRLMLALDTGSAIVGPARGDIFTGSGYEAGELAGTVRHDADFYILVPRAAAARFS
- a CDS encoding Smr/MutS family protein; translated protein: MAKDRKLSPEERILWSKVAKSTRPLPQHMAEMQALDIFLTEQQAAEEAQRDVSLPAPPKMPISQQPLPMPQKPQPSASKHHPLERPVKRKIAKGRLALEARIDLHGLYQDEAHDLLLDFLVRAHMRGLRHVLVITGKGSSMGSEGALKRAAPLWFSKPDFRYLISSYETAAQHHGGEGALYIRLARRPGDAP